CAAATCATCTATGAGagccttagaaaataaaaatatggtatcttgtcaatttgttttcttaaacttTAGAAAAAATTGAACTGAGGGGTCAGTtcaataaacttaatgaaaaaaacacatactttttaaaggttttatattttttattacaaaagaaaCACGGAAGAAAATCTCATGTATGTGGCTTAGAACTATAGTGCTCTGAACAGTAGTTTTGTGCATATTACCTCTCTTTCGTTGGCAGCCTTAATACTGTTCAGCAGAAGACTGACTTAGTGTGTCCTGTATAATATGCCCACTGGTTAAACAATGAAAATTCTAATATAACTAGATCAAGATAGAAAAAAATCCCAAGGTCTGGAAAGGTATTGATCATGTGcaggaaatattttgaagatgatAAATATGATGTTTGGGAGTCATGTTGCCACAGTACCAGTTTCATGAGAGCCCCTCTGCTACACAATATTCAAGGAAGCTCTCCCCACTTTCACCAAGTACCCTCTCTCCCAATGCCCCCACCACCAGGCCGTTATTTCATATTTATCACCACTGGAGATCACTGTCTCCAAATTTCTTTCCAATAATTAAGGATGCATTTGTCTGTTATGCCCTTGTCATAGGCAACATCTGATACCCAGAGAGTTGATCCTACCCCTGCCTCCCACTGAGCCCTTCCTAGCAAGGCCTCTCACCCTATCAACCAGTCAAGAATTCTCTAATTTGTCTTTCTACCTGAGCTCAATAAACCAACTGAAGTCACTGTTGGATGGTCAGAAGTCATCATCACTGCTATCAAAACCCAGGTCATAAAGCAAATTCTTCCCTGTCTCCTTGCATGGAGGAGACTCTGAATTTCCAAGGTTGAGGTCACTGAACCAGCGCATTTGGTGGTCCCCCTGGGAGCTACTGGAATGCAGATCTTTGTTTTGGGAAGAACATTCAGGAAACTTTGAGAGGCTCCCTTGCACTGCTGGTGCTATTTTACTGGACTTGACAGTTCCTCCCAGAACATGGCAGACTGATTTTGTGGAGCTTCTGGGACCCCGCAGATGCAGAGGCTGAGCAAGGGGTTCCTGCTGCTCCGTAGGGGGAATTCGTTCATCAGAAACTGGAGACTGGGGATTCTGATATTTATAACTGAAAATACAGGTCTTACTTGGGGTTTGTTCTCTCTTCCTTGCAAACCTGCCTCTCTGGGTTTTCCTGGTCGGCTGCCTTTTgcatttcctccctctttctaCAGTCCTGCCTTTCTGTTCAGTTTCCAACTGTTCACTAGGGGCACAAGAGAATATGCTTTTTGCTTGATATTCTGGGCAGAGATTCTTAATGCTCATTGCAAAGTTGTGTAAATCCAGGGATATGAGCTGTGAAGTTCCTTGGTAAAGCAGGTCACTGTCACCAAGAACTTTATAGCCTGGGATTCTGGAGCCACGGTTCTTGGAATCTGCTTTAGTAATTGCCCAATTTTTGCAATTAGTCTGTACTGACTTGTCCTTTACATGCTCATTTCCTTTACAAGGCCAAAGGGCTGGCAGTGCAACCTCTTTCTGGAGAGCATCACCCTTTGCTCCCTTACCCATGATACCAAATTCCCTAGTCACTAGGGAGCCTGTACTTGGGTTTCCTGCAGCAGTGTGAGCCTGGGCCTGCCACATAACCAGCTCCTCAGAGGCATATTTTTCCTGCCTGGTGAAATTGAGGCTCTGGGTCAGACTTGGTGAAGTCTGAGAAGTGTTGTCTTTCACATGCTCAGGTATCTGAGGCACCAAGATCAATCTCTTCAGTTCTGCTAGGACACTGGGCACATTCAGCTTGTGTAGCTGTTCACACAGTTGCTGGAAGTCCTTACTCTGCTGGGCAACTAAAACTTCCAGGTTCTCCAGGTTGGATTTCATTTCTATAAACTCTGCTTGTCTCTGGGGAAAAGCAGTGAGAAAAAGAGAGTGATGGAATATAAGTCAGAGTGCACAATAAAATGTGAGAACAAACCACTGGACAAAGTCATGTCCCTTTCAGGGTACCTCACAGGGTAAGGATAACTATACTCTGGAGCAGGGTCCTGGGCCCTACATCCTACCAAGGAACCCTGGGGAAGGAAAATAGCCTATACCCAAGTTCTTTTCTAAAAGGCTTGTGCAGACCTCTGGTCTTTGCTGAAatttcacaacttttttttttaaagtttttagttgtagccacatccccagccctattttgtattttacataaaaacaaataaataaaatacctttattttatttgtttttatgtggtgctgaggattgaacccagagccttgcatgtgctaggtgagtactctactgctgagccacaaccccagcccaaaatttcACAACTTTAAAGGTAATTCTCTGAGTCTTAGTGAAAAGGTTGGGGTTTATACTTACAGTTTCAAATTTCTTCTGTATCTCAAGAATAGCTTGCTCCACATTGCTTTTCTCTTGCACTGCCTCAAATATCAGGTCACTCTGGGACCGTGCAGTATCTTgcactaaatacaaaaaaatgacaGTTCACCACATGACGACTGTGGTATACACCTCCTGCCCACACTGACATGGACTATTGAACCTTCTCTTCTAGCACTCAGGAGACTCTGTTCTAGAACAGAGTGCTTTCTTCACAGCCTCTATTGCCCTCCTTCCCTGAGAAGATTCTAGCCTGGATTGGCATCTACAGAGGACCCTGAGAATCTGATGCCCTTGGGCCCTGTCATGAgagtggggtttttttgtttgtttgttttgtggtgctggggatagaactcagagcacttgctctatcactgaactgcacccccagcccaagaatgATGTTTATAGAATAAACATATTATCCTGCCCCCTCTGACATTGGTTCAATTGCATTCATTCTACTGGCCACTGAACAAAatccaaatttttctttatttttttatggtactaaggattgaacccatggatgctcTACAACataactgccccccccccccgccttttttaaagagaagaacttttttttttttttttaacttgtagatggacacaatacctttatttttttatgtggtgctaaggatcgaacccagtgcctcacacaggccaggcaaatgttctaccactaagctacaatcccagaccCATaactgccctttttattttgagataggttctaagttgctgaggctggcctgaaacttgtgatccttctgcctcagcctcccaagttactgggattataggcacgtgccacaGTGCTTGGCAGTTCAGATCTTTAAACTGGCTAACAAGGGCTTACTTCTCCTTCCCCATTTCTTATCTTTGGCCTTCCCTCAGCTTGGAGTATTCCTACTTGTATCTCTGTCACTTCCCTCTTCCCTACAACTACCACCCTAGTCCAACTAATTCCTTTTCTGGTAATAGGCAGACTAGTCAAATTTAGGGATGAAATAAAGACTTCCCTAAGGTATTTCTATTTTACCTAAAGTATTAAATCATGGAGGAAAGAATGGCACCAACAGTAAAAAAGAGCATGTTCCAAAAGAATTACCATGAATTCAGCATGACTAAAGCATGGTGAGCATAGGACCAAGTAGCCTGAGTGGAGGCAGGCCACAGCTGGACAGAAGGGTATTTGTGCCATGTCAAGATTTGTGGACTTGATTTGTGGACTGATACCCTGATACAGTTAAGCAAAGAATTGGCATGATTGAATTGTCTCTctcttttcagtactggggattgagctcaggagcatttgacctctgagccacatcccagccctattttgtattttacttagagacataAAATAcacttagcacctcgctgttgctgagattggctttgaactctcctgagccactgggattaccagctTGTGCCACAGTACCAGCTTGCGTTTGCTCTTTAAAAGGAGAACTGTTTCAGTGATTTGAATGATAAACTGCAGGGTGAAAGTGCAGAACAGAGATCAGAAATTACTTAAATAAAACCACAATCATGTTAAGAATATTAAAGTGagatatagctctgttggtagagtgcttgcctcacatgcagagtacttgcctaacatcgtcagcaacacacacacacacacacacacacacacacacacacaaagagggagagagagaaagaaagactatTAAAGCATAGAGCTTTATATTTATATCATAGGAATATGATTGAGTTTAGAAACAATCAGAAGTTTTCCACCCCACCCTGCATCCTGGGACACTTAACTGAGCCACACttgcagcccttttttattttttattttgagacaggatcttgttaagttgctgaggctggcattgaacctGCAATACTCCTGCTtaagcctcccgagctgctgagattataggtatgagcCACTGCAACTGGCCAGATGTTCTTTTTAATCTTATTCAGGCACATTTCAAACTCTATCAGAAGAGAATAAAGAATTGTAATGGCTATTTCAAAACCcttcttttagatttttctacTTTGGTAAACACACTGCAAATATTTTCAGTTCACATACATCTAAATGCATACTAAGTACAATTTATAAATAACCAGGAATAGTacataatatattctttttttgtctGCTCATAACTATCTAAAATGTTTCAAGATTCTTaacaaaattttttcattttagatgaCTAAAAAACAATTTGGCAACATGAGAGTTCTTTAACTCTTCCCAATAAATGGAAGTACTCAGAAGTACATAAAtcctgttctctttctttctttgtttcagtgctggggatagaacccagggcccagtGCCTGTGTAGGGTagttctctaccactaagttacactcccagtgctaggccctgggttttttgttttttttaaaaaagagagagagagagagagaatttttttttttaaagagagagtgatagagagggagagagagataattttttaatgtttatttttatttttttagttttcagtggacacaacatctttgttttttttttgtatgtggtgctaaggatcgaacccgggccgcatgcatgccaggcgagtgcgctaccgcttgagccacatccccagccccgagagagaatattttaatatttattttttagttttcggcggacacaacatctttatttgtatgtggtgctgaggatcgaacccagtgccgcgcacatgccaggcaagcgcactaccgcttgagccacatccccagcccataggccctgggttttaactacaattttattttgtgtgtgtgtgtgttttactggggattcctctatcactgagctacattctcatcccattttttattttgagacaggttctcactcagttgctgaggctggcctcaactcgtgatcctcctgtctcagcctcatgagccataggggttacagacatgtgtcaccatgctCAGCTCTAACTACAGTATTCATCTATCTCTTGTCTCTTTATATCACTTACAGGAAAGGGCAGGGATTTACCAAACAGTACCTAaataaaagtttgtttgtttgtttgtatgatactgggattgaatccagagccatTTACCACTACATTACCCTTACCATTACTCACTACATTGCTAGGGCTGGCttcaaactggcaatcctcctgccttcacctcctgAGTAACTGCGATTATAGGTGTGAGATATTAAATAATGTACTATTTTTATCTTGccatgctggagattgaatccaggtccttgTGTATGCTATACAactattttaccactgagctctatccccagtaactaaataaaaaaatctttgaagttCTAGTGACTTACTTCAGAGTTTCTCgttgaaataaaacataattccCATCATAAAAGTAGGTTTACATTTCAGTTGTTTCATATTGGCATAAATTCTAGTTAGATTAATAATCTTAGTATAATTAAGTAAACTACCAAAAGGCAACAAGGGAAGTTGTGTATAACCCTGTAATAGGAAAGGCCTTTCTAACAAAGACATAAAACccaaagccaagaaaaaaaaaatgagttttgtgtcattgttaagtttattcctagaTACTATTTTCTGTAAtggttttaaaatggaatttccCCACATTATACTTTCTATTAATTTCTTCCACTTTACTGAATTATCTTATGGTATATGGCACTGTTTTGGTTAATTAtcagaataacaaggaaagattaaaaaaagaatcagacaTTTCAACAATGAGTCCAGAATTTGATGACAATGAGCAATGTCTTAGAATTctgaggttgaggcaagaggattgaaagtttgagaccagcctaagcaatttagaaacatcctatctcaaaatttaagaagtgctagagatgtagctcagtgctagagtgtttgcctagcatgtatgaggttcttgattcaattcccagtggcacagtaaaataaaaataataaaatataaaagtaaaaagtaaaataaaatgggctagcaaagtgtggtgacacatgcctgtaatcccagtgactcaggaggctgaggcaggaggattataaactcaaagccaggctcagcaatttagagaggccatAAGCagcttagcaataccctgtctcaaaataaaaaaaaataaaagggctggggatgtggctcagtggttaagcacacctggttcttcaatccctagtatcagaaaaaaaaaagggggggggggggttggctagggatgaaactcagtggtagagtgcttttctagaatctagtatatgtgaggccctgcctggctcaatcccagtaccacaaataataacaatatccAAATAAACACAAGGAATTCAAATAGTAATAGAAGACATTTCAAACATGCAAAGTATCACGTGTACCTTTTCTCGAAATGCTGCTGGGAGATGTGCATCATCAAAACAcaatacccagaaaaaaaaagtgaaagtgaaaaagaaaaatgcagtacacagtagtgcacacctataatctcatctactcgggaagctgaggcaggaggatcataaattcaaagccagcatgggcaacttatcaagaccctgtctcaaaataaaataaaaaaggactcaCTCATTCTTAAGATTATAGCaatgagaggctggggttgtagctcagtggtagagcactcgtctagcacatgcaaggccctgggtttgatcctcggatcacataaaaataaataaatagaatgaaggcattgtgtccaactacatctaaaaaataaatattaaaaaaaaaaaagattacagcagtgagccaggcgtggtggtgcacacctataatcccagtggctctgaaggcagtgagacactgtctctaaataaaatacaaaatagggctgggaatgtggctcagtggttgagtgccccctgagtttaatccctagtaaattcccccacccccccaaaaaaaaaaaagattacagcaATAGCTTGAAGGGGGGATTGTTGATGCCTGGGACCAACATTTTGGAAGTATATTATGAACACGTTTttgttaaaaatcttaaaagtgcATGAAGAAGtaaacaaatgaagaataaaaaatgatgccttaaacataaataaaagggttagagatgtagctttgtagtagagtgcttgcttagaatgTGAATGTGCTaggtctctgagttcaattcctagtatcagaaaaactaaacaaaaaccccAATAACAAAAACTTTTCATTCGAAGTGGTGGCAttcacctgtagtcccagcaacctagaggctgaggtaggaagataaCATCTATCCCTGGATTGAGTCAAAATTAGACAATATGAGACAAAGACTGGGACAATGAAAAACCATTGGGCACAACAAACCATTAACCTTTACAGCATAGCATGTTCCTTCTCTACTCTTTGTACTCTTTTCCTAAACCCATCATGAGACCCTGATAAAAACACAGAAGCAGAATGTTGGTACAAGATAAAATTGTTACTAGgggaaaacctaaataaatgcCTTAGATTCACTTGCTCTTAGTCAACTTAAAAAGTCACTAATTTTGTAGGTCAGACAGCTGGGCAATACTTTAAATTAGTTTGCCactagtttttttgttgttgttgttggggagGGGCGGGCggctaccaggaattgaactcaggggcacttgaccactgagccacattcccagccccattttgtattttgagacagggtctcactgagttgcttagcacctcgcttttgctggggctggctttgaactcataattctcctgtctgagcctcccaaactgctgagattataggcatgcaccaccgtgcctggcattCACATCAGTTTTGATGATATCTCTGACATGTTGgttatgatgatgataatggttCCTAGGTTACTTTTCAGGGATTTGAAGGCCACCTTTGCTGAagaacactgtttttttttttaaatatttattttttagttgtagttgaacacaatacctttattttattatttttacatggtgctaaggtTCAAACCCAGATCCTtgtatgtgctaggtgagcactctgctgctgagccacagcctcagcctcaAGAACACCGTCTCTTAAGTTGAGCCTGCAGACATCTGATGGGAGAATAGTATGGGATTTCTGTATTCATGCTATGTATGTCCCCTTTTCGGCCTTAACATTTGAGTCAGGCTCTACTTGGCTCTGCACATCCTGTTGGAGCTGATATGAAAAAGCAACCTTGTGCTTTTTCAGGAGCTATATCAGCCCAAGTACCCAAAGTCTTTCAGCCCTAACATAGAGCTCAGATCAAGTCACAACGCCAGGATATTTGCACAGAATGATGGCACCACCTATAAAGAGTCCTAGGACAATTCCATGATTGCTTATAGTCTAAATTTTGCATAAGAATAAACATCTTTTGGAAACATGCTCCTTGCGACAAATCAATAAAAGCTTGTATCTCCTATCACAGAGTAATCAGCTTCCTCATTGGTGCTGCTCACTTCAGTTGAAGCCCTAGTTACCCCCTTATCTTGCCTATATATTCATGCTTgctttattaaatttcatttctattgTCACTAAGCCAAAAGTTCCTATCTCCagtataaaaaatattgaatgatCTTCCTACTGGAAATAACTGGGAGTggagaaaagtttttttaattatatagtaataataattactatcataattttgctatatatatgcttgtgggttttttttttttttttttttttggaggggttgtattggggattgaacttgaacctaggggccacttaaccactgagccacaacacatccccagcccttttttatattttatttagagatggggtcttgctgagttgcttagggcctcattaagttgctgagcctggctttgaactcatgatcctcctggctcagccccctgagatgctggaattacaggcatgtgccaccatgcccgactGGTGTTATTTTTATACAGGGAGGTAACAGCTTTGCAGCAAAAATAAGgaacaattcaataataaaattacatccaaattcttcaatttaaaaagaatatttgagaAAGCAAATTTCTGCTACTTCTCAACACAAGTACAATTCCATGTGTTGATCAATTAGAAAGAGACTATTATACTTATTTAGGTATGGAATTCCTGCtcttaaacaaatattttccagccaggtgtggtgacacactcctgtaatcccagtggcctcagaaatttagcaagacttcgtctctaaatagaatacaaaaaaaaaaaaaaaaagggctgtgaatgtggctcagtggttaagtacccctgggttcaacccctggtaccaaaaaataaaaacaaaaaaccccagaaacacacaaaaatatttttcagacatCCATGTAGGCATATGTAATTATCCTTCCCTAGAAGAGTTCCTAAAtagcaagtttttgtttttgttttttctcaacaGTGGATATTACTGATCTTCACAAAAGCAGAGGATAAGAAAACCAAGCAAAGTGTTCAATTCTTGATTAAGGGCTCAGAAAGCATCTGTCTgtcatatattttgtccttgttccCAAGGAAACACATTTGGATTCTTCTTTACTGGAGCTTTTGTATCAAGCTCATTACCTCcagattctttttgttgttgttgttgttgattggacctttattttattcatttatttatatgtgctgagaattgaatccagtgcttgctaggcaaggtctttactactgagccacaaccccagcccaaattctatccattttttagaaaatatttaattatgaaaataaccCAAGGTcttaggatatggctcagtggtacagtacttgcctagcatgtacaaagacTTGAACTGggtctctagcaccacaaaacaaacaaaac
This Marmota flaviventris isolate mMarFla1 chromosome 8, mMarFla1.hap1, whole genome shotgun sequence DNA region includes the following protein-coding sequences:
- the Iho1 gene encoding interactor of HORMAD1 protein 1 isoform X3; this encodes MESILLHVVSIFHKALLFFFFSYSSETLYNFVSQVRESIHRLQTSVEKSEEHLSSRSQSILDSLENVAKTLQDTARSQSDLIFEAVQEKSNVEQAILEIQKKFETRQAEFIEMKSNLENLEVLVAQQSKDFQQLCEQLHKLNVPSVLAELKRLILVPQIPEHVKDNTSQTSPSLTQSLNFTRQEKYASEELVMWQAQAHTAAGNPSTGSLVTREFGIMGKGAKGDALQKEVALPALWPCKGNEHVKDKSVQTNCKNWAITKADSKNRGSRIPGYKVLGDSDLLYQGTSQLISLDLHNFAMSIKNLCPEYQAKSIFSCAPSEQLETEQKGRTVERGRKCKRQPTRKTQRGRFARKREQTPSKTCIFSYKYQNPQSPVSDERIPPTEQQEPLAQPLHLRGPRSSTKSVCHVLGGTVKSSKIAPAVQGSLSKFPECSSQNKDLHSSSSQGDHQMRWFSDLNLGNSESPPCKETGKNLLYDLGFDSSDDDF
- the Iho1 gene encoding interactor of HORMAD1 protein 1 isoform X2, producing the protein MNFNVWNIKEMLSIPSGPGTTKSSNWNNNQTDYTALSDSQFLFGSQFCPENSETLSAPLDFSAHLRHSKQSQQNSLDSEPSIFTKYQTKPQLFAGDTKDIGLFSIPLPVGKSKGLLTQFEEKNKRTKDQCDSETLYNFVSQVRESIHRTSVEKSEEHLSSRSQSILDSLENVAKTLQDTARSQSDLIFEAVQEKSNVEQAILEIQKKFETRQAEFIEMKSNLENLEVLVAQQSKDFQQLCEQLHKLNVPSVLAELKRLILVPQIPEHVKDNTSQTSPSLTQSLNFTRQEKYASEELVMWQAQAHTAAGNPSTGSLVTREFGIMGKGAKGDALQKEVALPALWPCKGNEHVKDKSVQTNCKNWAITKADSKNRGSRIPGYKVLGDSDLLYQGTSQLISLDLHNFAMSIKNLCPEYQAKSIFSCAPSEQLETEQKGRTVERGRKCKRQPTRKTQRGRFARKREQTPSKTCIFSYKYQNPQSPVSDERIPPTEQQEPLAQPLHLRGPRSSTKSVCHVLGGTVKSSKIAPAVQGSLSKFPECSSQNKDLHSSSSQGDHQMRWFSDLNLGNSESPPCKETGKNLLYDLGFDSSDDDF
- the Iho1 gene encoding interactor of HORMAD1 protein 1 isoform X4, with protein sequence MNFNVWNIKEMLSIPSGPGETLYNFVSQVRESIHRLQTSVEKSEEHLSSRSQSILDSLENVAKTLQDTARSQSDLIFEAVQEKSNVEQAILEIQKKFETRQAEFIEMKSNLENLEVLVAQQSKDFQQLCEQLHKLNVPSVLAELKRLILVPQIPEHVKDNTSQTSPSLTQSLNFTRQEKYASEELVMWQAQAHTAAGNPSTGSLVTREFGIMGKGAKGDALQKEVALPALWPCKGNEHVKDKSVQTNCKNWAITKADSKNRGSRIPGYKVLGDSDLLYQGTSQLISLDLHNFAMSIKNLCPEYQAKSIFSCAPSEQLETEQKGRTVERGRKCKRQPTRKTQRGRFARKREQTPSKTCIFSYKYQNPQSPVSDERIPPTEQQEPLAQPLHLRGPRSSTKSVCHVLGGTVKSSKIAPAVQGSLSKFPECSSQNKDLHSSSSQGDHQMRWFSDLNLGNSESPPCKETGKNLLYDLGFDSSDDDF
- the Iho1 gene encoding interactor of HORMAD1 protein 1 isoform X1, translating into MNFNVWNIKEMLSIPSGPGTTKSSNWNNNQTDYTALSDSQFLFGSQFCPENSETLSAPLDFSAHLRHSKQSQQNSLDSEPSIFTKYQTKPQLFAGDTKDIGLFSIPLPVGKSKGLLTQFEEKNKRTKDQCDSETLYNFVSQVRESIHRLQTSVEKSEEHLSSRSQSILDSLENVAKTLQDTARSQSDLIFEAVQEKSNVEQAILEIQKKFETRQAEFIEMKSNLENLEVLVAQQSKDFQQLCEQLHKLNVPSVLAELKRLILVPQIPEHVKDNTSQTSPSLTQSLNFTRQEKYASEELVMWQAQAHTAAGNPSTGSLVTREFGIMGKGAKGDALQKEVALPALWPCKGNEHVKDKSVQTNCKNWAITKADSKNRGSRIPGYKVLGDSDLLYQGTSQLISLDLHNFAMSIKNLCPEYQAKSIFSCAPSEQLETEQKGRTVERGRKCKRQPTRKTQRGRFARKREQTPSKTCIFSYKYQNPQSPVSDERIPPTEQQEPLAQPLHLRGPRSSTKSVCHVLGGTVKSSKIAPAVQGSLSKFPECSSQNKDLHSSSSQGDHQMRWFSDLNLGNSESPPCKETGKNLLYDLGFDSSDDDF